TTAATTACAAAGCATTTTCCAAAAGGCCCGCTTTCAggggcagagccagagccacgcCACCTGCCAAGGTCTCGGTACAATatatagatatagtcatcgaTATAGTAGGGACTCCTCTTTAAATGGATTATCCATGCGACACATGTCTCCCCCTCATACAAATGCTTTCATTATTTGTTTATTCTtttatttatgtttatgtaAGTGTGTGTTTTTTATTGGATATTAAGCACGTGACTGGGTATTATCATAGGATAGGCGATTACGTATCGTATTCTTGTAATTCTAGAATTGGTTTCTACGTCGTCAGTTCTTTTCGAGAACTTCTTTGCGTTGGTTCAGTGAACCTTAAGTTTCTGTTTCTCTGCTGCTTATCTCTcttctccccccccccccccccccccccctctccccctcttcCTTCCAAATACCCCGCTGATAAGACATCTAAAAAAGAAAAGGGAGTGCTCTTATCTTTTCTGAATACTATATTGGTAATCCGCTTATTGGGTAAACGAATGCTTGTGCTATTCACCTTTTTGATACCACGACGTCCACAGTGCAGTGCATTCCACGTTCACACGTGACTGGCAAAACCAAACACAGCTGATTACCCAAAAAGCGACTTATTAACTCAGTAATTGTAGTTTTTTCTTATACTATTCGAATATTTCGCACCTCAGTTCATCTAAAAGCCACAAGTTTGGGTAATTTCGAATAtattttaacatttttttgttgctatTTTATCCAAATATATCCCTAGAATCGCTCGTGGCGAATGGTCACATTCGTGCCACTTGCCAGACATTTTTCCTTGGACTTTTTGTCAGCGTCATTTGTGGGGAATGTGCCCCAACAGGGGCTTCTCCGCTTGATAGTCCGCTTTTCAATATCTTTAAAGACAAGCGTTGATATAGCCCTTTGCTCGTCACCTCGTCAGGTTCGGCGTAATACGGTTGCGCTTGTCCGTAGTCCCTGGTCGTATGCAAAATCCCGTAATTTACTCAATTGTCACGTTCTGCTCCCGAACGAACGCTCACGCCTCAACGGGCCAGTCAGGCACCAGAGCACAGCACAACAGAGCCATTGAAGCACCCATTCAAGCAGTGAATGAGTCAATTTGCGAGAGGCCCCTAGCCCACCTCTTATCGACCAAATGAAATGGATTGAGGCACCACTGAAATCCACTTCCTACCCCCTACCCCCTGGAAGCACAGTCCAAGCCTTTGTCCACGTGGCTTCGCTTATTGGACAAAAGAGGCACTGGAAAATGTCATAAATCTATGTTTTTGACCCCACAGACCAGAccacccccccaccccccactgGAATGGCGGCAGTAGTTTATCGCACATTACTATGTGCATCTGTCTAATGCTAATGCAAATGCAACTAACTAAAAGTTagaataaatatatgtatagttTATAGAATAATATAGACTGCCCAGAGGGTACAAAaggtcgctctctctctcactgtctgtctgtctacAATTATTATACAAATAGTACCCACATCAGAACCACGAGATAGATGTAATTTTGATTGGCCTTGACAATGGTTTTTTATTTCTACCTGTAGTACAAATGTGCGTCCATTTATGAAGTTTTAGGTCGGCTTTTTCGCCGGATCCTAAATTTCCAACTGGGGTTCCTGGGCATCAATGTGCCGCGTCATGCACACTGCATGTATTTTGTTTTGGGATTCGCGGGCTACCGGCTTGGAGCATTCAAAGACACTGTTAATCTTATCCTATTAATAATTCTCCCTCTTCTCTTGTGCTGTCCAGATTAGTTACTTAGCGGAGTAGAGGAGAGAGGAGACCCGTCGATCCAgggcggacggacggacactCAAATTGTATCACAAACCTCTTCCATTTATATAATGACATCTCGGTAAGAAGCAGCTCTTGCGCAAAGAGAACACACAACTAATCCCGTGCTGTTACCCACTTTGCAGACTTGATCGACTGTTCATCCTACTCGAGTCGGGGTCCACAGCGGCCACACGTCAAGCGGCCGCCAAGCAGATTGGCGAAGTTCAAAAACTCTATCCGCAGGAGCTGCATGTGCTGCTCAATCGGCTGGTCGGCTACCTGCACAGCTCGTCATGGGAGACGCGCATTGCGGCAGCCCAGACCGTGGAGGCCATACTCAAGCAGGTGCCCGCATGGCAACCCGAAGAACAGTTGGGCGGAGTGGCGGGCGCTGGAGCGGGAATCATAATAAAGAAGGAAAGACCGTCGAGCGATGGGACCGCCGAAGAGGATAGCTGCCAGTCGAGTGGATCCTCGACAACTGGCGGCAGCGAGCGGATGCTGAGCTTCGACGAGTTCGATCTGCAGCAGATCCTCCACAAGGGAGCGCGTCTAATCGGCTCCGAGGGCAATGAGTTCGATgtgcaggaggagcagccggCGAGTGGCGGGGGAGCGGAGGAAGAGCAGCAGCGGAGCGTGGCCAGTCGCCTGAGTCGACAGCGAGCGCTGCTCAACGACAAACTCGGGCTAACGGCAGCCGCCAAGATGGGTGTCAATCTCACGGACATGATCACCGACGAGGATGTGGCACTGGCGCGGAGTGGCACCAACTACAATGTGAACGCCGAGAAGATGCCCGTGGAGCATATACTGAACATAAAGCCACAGGCGGCGGCAGCCAACGGGAAGACCCTGAGCTGCAGGGAAATGAATCGAGCGAAGCGCAAGGCCCGGCAAGGGACGACCACGACGGCTGCCTCCTCCGTGACGCCCACCTGCAGTCGCCGCAACTCGAACAGCAATCACAGCactggcagcaacagcaacggcaacggcaatggcaatgggaaTGGTGCCACAAGCGCGCCAGTGGCCACCATcgcagcggcagcgacagTCGCAGCCCCCGCCGGCGATGAGCCAGAGAAAAAGAAACTAAAGTCGAGCGTTGGTCAGGAGATATTTTACAGCTTAAATGGTGAGTGGGCGGCGGAGTGAGTGAGTGGCTGGAGGCCATTAATTACACTTAATTCATGGATTAaccttctctctctctatctctctttctctgttaATTGTAGCCGCCGTACCGGATGCCACTGGCACTTGGGTCGATGCCATTTCGTGGCCCTTGGATAACTTTTGTTCGCGCCTCTTCATCGATCTATTTCATGCCAAATGGGAGGTACGCCACGGCGCAGCCACAGCCCTGCGCGAACTGATCAACCAGCATGCCCAGGGCGCTGGGAAGTCGCTCACTCAAACGAGAGAACAAATGCACGAGGCGCACAGTCGCTGGCTGGAGGATGCGGCACTACGTCTGCTCTGTGTCCTGTCCTTGGACCGTTTCGGGGACTTTGTCTCCGACCAGGTGGTGGCGCCAGTGCGCGAGACTTGCGCCCAAGTACTGGGGACCCTCGTCAAGGAGCTTGAGGCATCGAAGGTGCAGCGGATTGTGAACATACTGCTGCAGTTGATCCAGCACAAGAACGAGTGGGAGGTGCGCCACGGGGGGTTGCTCGGCCTGAAGTATGTGTTTGTGGTGAGGGAGGAGCTGCTGCCGATCTACATTCCCCAATCGATCTCCAACATACTGATCGGCCTGCTGGACGCCGTGGATGATGTGggggctgtggctgcggcCACATTGATACCCGTCTCCGCCTGCCTGCCGAAGCTGCTGAGCCCCGTGCAGGTCTCTTCGATCGTGAAGATGCTGTGGGATCTGCTGCTCGATCAGGATGAGCTGACGTCCGCCTGCAATAGTTTTATGGGCCTCCTGGCGGCCATTCTGTGTCTGCCGCAGGCTGCCAACTGGATAGAAATGGAGCCGATGGCCACTCTCGTGCCACGCCTGTGGCCCTTTCTCTCGCACAGCACAAGTTCGGTGCGCAGATCGACGCTCAAGACGCTTCTCACCCTCACCAGTGCGGATAAGCAGCTGAAGATTAAGCAGGAGAAGGACGAGGAGGATCAGCCCAAAATGAAGCTCAACTTTGGCGTCAAGGATTGGAAGTCGGAGCTGCTGAGGCAGGCCCTCAGGCACATCTATCAGCGGATACTGGTGGAGCCTCAGGCGGATATACAGGGACTGGCGCGTCAGGTGTGGTCCAATCTCATCGAGCATGCGGATCTGGGCGCGCTGCTGATTGCCGCCTGTCCGTATGTCTCCTCCTGGATCTGCCTGTCGATGCAGCCCCCCAAGTTGGCCTTCGATCCATCGGTACTCATCAGAGCAGGCAGCGGCGGTGGTGACCCAGCGACTGGAATCCCCTCTCGAAGGCGGACTGCACGGATTGGCGACGACCTGGGCGGCGGCATCCTGGCGCACGCGAATGCCCAGCAAAAACTGTATTTGGGCGGCAGCGAGGCGACTCCGTTGGACCTAAGAGAGGCGAACTTTATGCGCGCCAGGATCTCCTCATCGCGGGCACTCGGGGCACTCTCCCATTACCTGGTGCAGCCAGCTCCCGGAGTGGTGTACACCCCCCAGATGGAGAGTCCCACGGATCTGTACACGAAAGTGCTTCTGGGGCATCTGAATGCCCACTCGGCAGTGCAGCGGATCGTCTGCGGGCTGATTATTGCCTTCTGGGCGCTGGAGGATGAGCCAGTGCGTCCGGGGCCACCGAATCTGCAGGAGAAACTGCATCAGTGCGTAAGCGAATACGTGTACTACGATGAGGTGGCCACCTCCCTGACCAGACTGCTGCAGGAGGCGCAGGACTTTATAGCCACGCTGAAGCAGAACAAGATCCCCATCAATGACTTTAACAATGCCAAGATCCTGACCCTCGAGCAGATCGAGGCAGTGGCCACCACACTGAGCGACAATCTGCGCAGCCTGGCCCTCAAGCCGAAGCTCCTGGACATGCTCGAGGAGCGGCGACGCAGCCTGCAGGCCTCCTACCAGCAGACGACCAGTGAGCAGGGCGCCTACCATGTGAGTGCCCAGGCAGCACTCGCCGGAGCCATTTGCGCCCTCCACTGCCTGCCCGAGAAGCTGAATCCGGTGGTGAAGCCTCTGATGGAGTCCATTAAGCGGGAACAGTGCGTCCAACTGCAACAGCTCTCCGCCGAGTTCCTGGTCCACCTGATGGATCAGGTTTGTGATAGAAATCCTAGTCCAAACAGCAAGATTCTGAAGAATCTGTGCACTCTTCTGCGCAGCGATGCAGACCATACGCCTATGCTGGTAAGGACGCGATCGGAATCACCAGAATCCACAGCCACATGACAGCCATTGCTCTCTTTTCTTTTAGGTGATGCCACAGCAAACCCTCACGCAGATACAGGGACAGCCACAGAACACTTCGGgtgccagcagcagctgccttTACTACGGCATACTGACACTCACCCTCCAGCAGGCCATGACGTCTGGCAGTGGCTCCAACAGCAGTGGCGGCACGCGTGGCACTGGAACAGCGTCCACCGGATCTTCGCGCGGTCCCGGACGACCGCCGGCGAGCGAGATCTTGGCTGCCGCCGCAGCGGCCTCAGCGCACGTGGAGCTGAAAGTGCAGCAGGCCAAGGAGGCAGAGGCCAAGCAGTGTCGCATTCAGCGCCTGGGAGCCGCTTGCACCATCGCCAAGCTGTGCAGCACCTTTGGGGAGCACATGCTCGAGAAGGTGACCATATTCCAGCAGCTAATGTTCGGGAAGGTCGCGCAGTTTGTCCAAGAAACGGACCTGCTGAAGCTGGCCAACACTCTGCCAGAGCTGCAGGCATGCACCGAGCTGATTGGCTCCCTGCAGCTGATCGAGACAGCGGCCCCGCATCTGCACCAGGCACTGCATCCGCAGATGTACGCCCTGCTCCCTCCCCTGGGATTCATTGTGAGGCATCCCCTGAAGGCAGTGCGACACATGGCGGCCCGCTGCATTGCCGTGCTGGCGGAGATCAATGCCTGCATGACGATGAACTTTGTGGTGCAGGAGCTGCTGCCGTTGCTCGGCAAGATTGAGCAGCTCATCGAACGACAGGGTGCAGTGGAGGCCATTGAGCGTGTGGTCAGTCGGCTGCAGATCAAGGTGGTGCCGTACATAGTCCTGCTGGTGGTGCCCCTGCTCGGGGCCATGAGCGACCCGAATGAGGCCGTGCGCCTGCTGTCCACCCACTGCTTTGCCAATCTGGTGCAGCTGATGCCCCTGGACGGCGGCTGCAAGACGGAGCAGCTGAAGAGCGAGCCGTTGCAGGCGCGAAGGACGCGCGATCGGGAGTTCCTCGACTACCTTTTCAATCCCAAGTCCATTCCGAACTACCAGGTGCCAGTGCCGATCAGCGTGGAGCTGCGCTGCTACCAGCAGGCGGGCATCAATTGGCTGTGGTTCCTCAACAAGTACAACCTGCACGGCATACTCTGCGACGACATGGGTCTGGGCAAGACCCTCCAGACCATCTGCATCCTGGCCGGCGATCATCTGCAGCGCCAGGCGGCGGCGCACACCAATCTCCCGAGTCTCGTGATCTGTCCGCCGACCCTCACAGGCCACTGGGTGTACGAGGTGGAGAAGTTCCTCGGCCAGAGCTCTGTGCTGCGGCCCCTCCACTACTTTGGCTTCCCCCTCGGGCGCGAGAAGCTGCGCAGTGAGATTGGGACGACGTGCAACCTCGTTGTGGCCTCCTACGACACGGTCCGCAAGGACATCGACTTCTTCCGTGGCATCCACTTCAACTACTGCGTCCTGGACGAGGGGCACATCATCAAGAACGGCAAGACCAAGAGCTCAAAGGCCATCAAGCAGCTGAAGGCGAACCACAGGCTGATCCTCTCGGGCACGCCCATCCAGAACAATGTCCTGGAGCTGTGGTCCCTCTTCGACTTCCTTATGCCGGGCTTCCTGGGCACCGAGAAGCAGTTTATCCAACGCTTCTCGCGCCCCATTTTGGCATCGCGCGATGCCAAGAGTTCACCCAAAGAGCAGGAGGCCGGTGTCCTGGCCATGGAGGCATTGCATCGCCAGGTCCTGCCCTTCCTGCTGCGCCGTGTCAAGGAGGATGTGCTCAAGGATCTGCCACCGAAAATAACCCAGGATCTGCTGTGTGAGCTGAGTCCCCTCCAACTGCGACTCTACGAGGACTTTAGCAGCAAACACCTGAAGGGATGCTTGGATAAGTTCGGGGAAACGACGGCGGTGGCCTCGACGGAGAATCTCAGCAACAAGACGCACATCTTCCAGGCCCTGCGCTACCTGCAGAACGTATGCAATCACCCCAAGCTGGTGCTCCGCCAATCCGAGGAGCTGTCCCACGTGTCCGCCCAGCTGGCGCTCTCCAACAGCTGCCTGGACGACATTGAACACTCGGCCAAGTTGCCAGCCCTGAAGTATGTGTACCGATCTTCTCTCTATCGAGAGCATCATTCATTCTCTTCATCCACAGACAACTTCTCCTCGACTGCGGCATTGGTGTGCAAACGGAGTCAGTCAGCCAGCATCGGGCGCTCATTTTTTGCCAGCTGAAGGCCATGCTGGACATTGTGGAGCACGATCTGCTGCGGCGGCACCTTCCCAGCGTCACGTACTTGCGGCTGGATGGCAGTGTGCCCGCCTCCCAGCGCCAGGATATAGTCAATAACTTTAATAGCGATCCCAGCATTGATGTACTGCTCCTGACCACGCTGGTAAGACTCTGATCTGATACATCTCCCATTGGAAGTACTATCAATATTATGTGCTTGTAGGTTGGCGGCTTGGGTCTGAATTTAACTGGGGCCGACACCGTCATCTTTGTGGAGCACGACTGGAATCCCATGAAGGATCTGCAGGCCATGGATCGAGCCCACCGAATCGGCCAGAAGAAGGTGGTCAATGTGTATCGCCTGATCACCCGCAACTCGCTCGAGGAGAAGATCATGGGGCTGCAGAAGTTCAAAATCCTCACCGCCAATACGGTGGTGAGTGCCGAGAATGCCTCGCTCCAGACGATGGGCACCTCGCAGATCTTCGATCTCTTCAATGGAGGCAATGGCAAGGCTGGCGGCGGATCAGCCGCCACGGAAACACAATCTGCTGCTGGTGGCATGTCCGTGAACACGTTCATCGAGAACATGCCGGAGCTGTGGTCCGAGCACCAGTACGAGGAGGAGTACGATTTGGGCAACTTTGTGCAGGCACTGAAAAAATAAGCAATCTTCCCCCCATCCATCCCCCAGTCGCTTCCCACACTCTAAGACTTCCAGAGAAAGAGAGTTCTGTTTTAGGCTAAGGTTGGAAAATGCATTCGGAAGAACTGTTTCGGAATGTTTTCTTGTTCCTTTTATAAAAAATTGCAAAACAAAACAGGAAATTTTTAGAAATAAACAGAAAAAACGTTGGAAAATTCAATTCTATTTGCGAATTGCTTTACTCTTGCCAGACGAACATTGTCGATGCAGCggtttaatttaaatatatgtAGATAGAAAGAAATAGATCCGAAAATTGATATGAAATGGGTAGAGACCATGAAGTCGTTACCGCctaacatatgtatgtacacatccTCCGCTGCCTACAGCTCTGGTCTACCACTCCGGTCCCCGTTGTGCCAGGCCTAATTAAAGGCATTTAAATTAAACGGCATTTTATACAACGAAACGAACCTTAATTGCAAAAGGGAAAAAATAgatgacttattgatgcattaacataaacttgacacctatatcagggtaatttaacttttgctttctttataaataattttattttaacccAACCTCAAAATTGGCTCGGAAAAAAATTGGAcgggcaacaacaacaacaccttAAAACGAAGCGTTTTGGCTGAAAACGTAATCCGCAAaagtgaaaaacggagcctgcctgATTGTATTCTCGCAAAATTCTACAACCATAATTTGTTGTTGTCAATTGTTTTACAACAACAACCTTTAACTAGCGACCTCTCAAATGGCCGAAAACGAGAAATTTACAATCGGgaataccaggcgaacagaaggAGGAGGtcgctggttttttttttgttggccgATTTGGGGCTGCACTGGCCTCCTGTGATCGGAAAAATATGATTTCCCTGATTTGGAATGGTTTATAAGAAGCAATCTTGCATTTCTTGTATTCTATGCTATTTGTGGGCCGTTCTGGGCATGCCATGAGTTCTTGTGATCGgaaaaatatccttgatccttggaTAAGGACTCCAACATCGACAGCCGCAAATATTTAGGTAAGTTATCTATTTTTGGTCCGATTTGGGGATGCCATggcttcctgtgatcggaAAAATATACCGAGTCGAATGATGATGGGCTTTGAGAAAGGTTTTTCCATCCCTAAAGACCAATTTTAATGTAATAATACTCGGCAAGGATTACAATTGGATGTAATTTTTATTCATCCTTGTTTTCTATACCGTAAATTGCTCTAGGACCGTGCGCCTTGAGGACTCTGCAGCTCCTTGGCTGGCCTCGTCATAGTGGCCCTGCTGCAGGCGATGATTCTTTAGGGCCGTGCCCTGGATAAAACGCTCGCCACAGACCCCGCACTGATAGGGACGCTCGCCCGTGTGGCGCCGAATGTGGAGCGTCAGGTCGTTTGACTGGGTGAAGCTCTTGTCGCAGTAGGTGCACTTGTAGGGCCGCTCGCCATTGTGGATGCGCATGTGCTGCTGAAGTTTGTAGGATCTGGCGAAGCCCTTCTGGCAGACGGTGCAGATATGGGGCCGCTCTCCGGTGTGCGTCCGGCGATGGCACTGGAGATCGGAGGAGCGCGGAAAGGCCATTTCGCAGTAGTCGCACTTGAAAGGCTTCTCGCCCGTGTGCCGACGCATGTGGATGATGAGGTTGGAGGAGGAGCTCACAGCCTTGCCACAGAAGGCGCAAAGGAAGCGTTTCGGCTCCTTGGGCGACGTTGGCCGGATGGCAGCCCGTACGGCGCTCGGAGTCCCTCCCACTGGGTTGTGGAACTTCTTCACATGGGCCGTCAGCCGGTCCTTGCGATTGTATTTCCTCGGGCAGAGGCCGCACTGAAAGATTGGACACACAGCTTTCTGCTCCGCGGGCTCATCCAGGGGTGGATCTTCCTGTTCTTCGGTCTTCCCGTGCTGCAGCTGCATGTGCAGCTGGAGATTGGACTCCCACATGAACTTGTAGCCGCATTTGGCGCAGGTGAACTGCTTCTCCCGGTTGTGGCACTGCACTCGCTTGTGATGCGCGATAAGATCGGGAGAGACACTCTTGAAAATGCACTGATCGCAGCCGTCGGGGATCTTCTCCAGCCTGTGCATGGCCTGCTGGTGCTGATGCAGCTCGTACTTTCGCACACACCGCAGCTGGCACATGCCACAGGTGTAGAGAGCAGGCGTGCCCGGTGGCTTGGACTCCTCCTCGTCCGTCTCTGAATCGTCCAAGTGCAGCTCGAATCCCATTTGGTTGGTTATCGAGTAGTTCTGCAGGGACGAGAGCTCGTGGTGACTGCCCGACGCCGTGGTCTCCAGATGGACGCGAAGGGCAGCAATGCTGGGGAAGCTCAAGCTGCACACTTTGCACTCCACGCTCTTCTGGCCATTGGCTTGGCCATAGGCACTGAGGAGGGCTTCCGCGTAGGGCAGCTGGCTGGCTCCGATGCCGTGCCGCTCAATGTGCTGCAGGAGATTGGCCTTCCTGTAGAAGCGGCGCGCGCACCAACGACAGCGATATATGCTCGATTCCTGGGCATGCATCAGCGTGTGCCGCGTGAGATCCTTTTGCATCTTGAAGCTGCGATTGCACTCCCCGCACTGGAGGTCGAACTCAGCCTGGATGCTGGGTTCCTCTGCAGCTGGCGGCTGTCCTCTTTGCTGATGCGAGGCACTGGCGTGCAGCTTCAGGTTCTCCCGCCAGCGGAACCGGAGCGGGCACTTTCGGCACTGGAAACGCTTCTGCGGGTTCCGGCAGAGGGTCCTGTAGTGATGCTCCAGCAGCGTCTCACTCACGAACCGCGCCTGACAGTGGGCACACACAAGCGAAGCCTCCTCCCACTGGTGTTGCTCCAGCTGGTGGGCATACAATTGATGCTTTCGCCTCACCTCCACCTGGCAGATGTTGCAGGCGTACCGCTGCTGGTCAGCTTCTTCGGAGCTCTCGTCATCATCCTGCTCTGAATCCGTTTCCGTTTCACTGCTCTCCAGCGAGAGCTCAAGGCCAGCCTCGTTGGTTATGGAAATAAAACGCTCCAACTCCAAGCCGCCGGCCACATCGCTCATGATCCTCTCCGCCAGCTCTTGTTTATCCAGGGCAGTGCCCAGCTCCGGATAGAACGAACGAGAGGCACTGGGAATATCTCTCTCCTGTGGAAAGCACACGCTATATTGGTGCGCACTTAGGTGATTCCTCAGATCGGAGATCTTCGAGTGGCGCGAGAGGCAAATCATGCACTGGATTTGCTTGCAGCCATTTGGACGGCATAGTTGGGCCAGCTGCTCCCCTGGCATTCTCTGAATACTGTTCGTAGAGTTCGATTGGACGCAAGGCTGCTCCTCATTCACAGTCTCCTGATGCTGCTCGCTGTGCACCCGCATGTGGGACTTGAGGCCATCCTTGCGGTGGAACTTGCGGTCGCAAAAGGCGCACTCGTATTGGGCTGCCGACGGGGGGCGATGCATGCGCTTGTGACGGGTGAGATCCTTGTGCCAAATGAAGACCTGGAAAACAATGGGAATTTTAGTGATGCTACGACTGGGGCTGCGGGAGCTCTCAAACCTTTTCACATTCATCGCACTGAAGCTTGGCGGCCGAAGATTTATGTTTTCTACCCTGCTGGCAGTCCTCCGACTGCTCCTGATCCTCATCCTTGTCGTGGTACAATCGCAGGTGTTGCTCGTAGTTCGATTGCCACACAAAATGAAGATTGCATCGCTGGCAGTGGTATTTCGAGTGCTTTTTGGCACAGGAACGTCTGCGATGTTGCTGAAGCAAAGGATTCGAGACGAAGCCAGCGCCGCAATCCTGGCAAGAGCAGGGGTACGTGGTGCCCTCTTCGGAGTGGAGTCTCCTTTGATGTTGCAGCAGCTTGAGCAGCCGAATGGTAGTCTCTCCACACAGGAGGCAGGTGTGGGAGGGATTCGGCTTTTCCTCCGTTTTGTCTGCGTCTGCATCGCTCTCCTCCGTGTCGGAGTCAAAGAGATCCAGCTCTTGACCACTTCCCGTGCAGGCATTGTAGTAGCGTCCAAAGTCCTGGGTCTCATAGTCCCCAGCTATGCGGGTGCTCAGCTCGGAGAGGCTGCTGCCCAATCCGTTGGGATAGTAAGAACGGAAGAAGGCAGAATTCTGCTGCGGATCAATGCCACTCAATCCATGTCGATGGGTGGCCAGGTGAGCGCGCAGCTGCCTTAAGCTGGGAAGCTGGGCATCGCACAAGCAACAGATGATTTGCCTGTATGACTGCTCCTCCTTGCGATGGGAGCAGGCATGCCGCTCAAGGTTCTCCAGCCACATGAACTGCCCCGGACACTTGCGGCAACGATAGCGCTTCGCTTTGCTCTGGCACTGGGTCCGCTGGTGCTGTTCAAAGAGCTTTGCACACACAAAACCCACTTTGCATAGGTTGCAGCGCTGGGGAATGGGCGATTGGGTGTGCTCCTCCAGGGTGTGCCGCATCAGGCGGTATTTGCGTGTGTACGACAGATTGCACAGGTCACAATGGTACGGTGGGTCTCCGCCGGCAGGCTCAT
This region of Drosophila miranda strain MSH22 chromosome 2, D.miranda_PacBio2.1, whole genome shotgun sequence genomic DNA includes:
- the LOC108156641 gene encoding zinc finger protein 91, which gives rise to MLPSNICRTCAVQNSHLLPLSTSLDKYTNKSFYDVLQELTQIDPLLENADDNLPQHLCADCLDRLENAYAFVEQARKVNGELLVRLRECLEETPIDIPQQQIKTEIDIDEEQRDFSDSGEAQRSSDVDVESAGVLSSVELKWTPESASEYEKAVDALSNDEDDDLDEQQPYILRRRPRKVKLQADSEEEVSTSTNKRRRGRPPGLAKSQSRNSEGRHACEVCGKTFSWFRDMKRHARIHYEKASFVCDTCGKGFLRKDKYTFHLRSHEKREAKCQALQLKKEWRYAERLYSSGRLKRIQCKLCGLKCQRMQELRSHLASHVRGDSLFSLRADNDVVKEHFASVPFDLEKIKKQICSEIAEGQMEKYSSVVNFHGYELCLSDSDDEPAGGDPPYHCDLCNLSYTRKYRLMRHTLEEHTQSPIPQRCNLCKVGFVCAKLFEQHQRTQCQSKAKRYRCRKCPGQFMWLENLERHACSHRKEEQSYRQIICCLCDAQLPSLRQLRAHLATHRHGLSGIDPQQNSAFFRSYYPNGLGSSLSELSTRIAGDYETQDFGRYYNACTGSGQELDLFDSDTEESDADADKTEEKPNPSHTCLLCGETTIRLLKLLQHQRRLHSEEGTTYPCSCQDCGAGFVSNPLLQQHRRRSCAKKHSKYHCQRCNLHFVWQSNYEQHLRLYHDKDEDQEQSEDCQQGRKHKSSAAKLQCDECEKVFIWHKDLTRHKRMHRPPSAAQYECAFCDRKFHRKDGLKSHMRVHSEQHQETVNEEQPCVQSNSTNSIQRMPGEQLAQLCRPNGCKQIQCMICLSRHSKISDLRNHLSAHQYSVCFPQERDIPSASRSFYPELGTALDKQELAERIMSDVAGGLELERFISITNEAGLELSLESSETETDSEQDDDESSEEADQQRYACNICQVEVRRKHQLYAHQLEQHQWEEASLVCAHCQARFVSETLLEHHYRTLCRNPQKRFQCRKCPLRFRWRENLKLHASASHQQRGQPPAAEEPSIQAEFDLQCGECNRSFKMQKDLTRHTLMHAQESSIYRCRWCARRFYRKANLLQHIERHGIGASQLPYAEALLSAYGQANGQKSVECKVCSLSFPSIAALRVHLETTASGSHHELSSLQNYSITNQMGFELHLDDSETDEEESKPPGTPALYTCGMCQLRCVRKYELHQHQQAMHRLEKIPDGCDQCIFKSVSPDLIAHHKRVQCHNREKQFTCAKCGYKFMWESNLQLHMQLQHGKTEEQEDPPLDEPAEQKAVCPIFQCGLCPRKYNRKDRLTAHVKKFHNPVGGTPSAVRAAIRPTSPKEPKRFLCAFCGKAVSSSSNLIIHMRRHTGEKPFKCDYCEMAFPRSSDLQCHRRTHTGERPHICTVCQKGFARSYKLQQHMRIHNGERPYKCTYCDKSFTQSNDLTLHIRRHTGERPYQCGVCGERFIQGTALKNHRLQQGHYDEASQGAAESSRRTVLEQFTV